One part of the Myxococcales bacterium genome encodes these proteins:
- a CDS encoding superoxide dismutase family protein produces the protein MTSMNLRARLATGLACAAFASPFFVACRSTMPPASQAPLAAPPERDAAQAGTSARDALAHVLLVPTRNQTVEGVLVLERQGERVHITGTVTGLTEGLHGFHIHETGDCSAPDATSAGGHFAPEGHPHGSPDDPEQRHHSGDFGNIDADAQGVARVDLWSSLPLLTIGPQYVVGRAFIVHAGKDDLRSQPSGDAGGRVACGVIRQGTPAR, from the coding sequence ATGACATCAATGAACTTACGCGCGCGGCTCGCAACGGGTCTTGCCTGTGCGGCCTTCGCTTCACCGTTTTTCGTTGCCTGCCGCAGCACGATGCCCCCGGCGTCGCAGGCACCTTTGGCGGCCCCGCCCGAACGGGACGCCGCACAGGCAGGAACTTCTGCCCGGGACGCCCTCGCCCACGTCCTGCTTGTCCCTACGAGGAACCAGACCGTGGAAGGCGTGCTCGTGCTCGAGCGGCAGGGTGAACGGGTTCACATCACGGGCACCGTGACCGGCCTGACCGAGGGCCTCCACGGCTTTCACATCCACGAAACGGGAGACTGTAGCGCGCCCGATGCCACGAGCGCCGGTGGACACTTTGCCCCCGAGGGGCATCCCCACGGCAGCCCTGACGACCCGGAGCAACGGCATCACTCCGGAGACTTCGGCAACATCGACGCCGACGCCCAGGGCGTGGCCCGGGTAGACCTGTGGTCCTCGTTGCCGCTGCTCACGATAGGCCCACAGTACGTGGTGGGACGCGCCTTCATCGTACACGCGGGCAAGGACGATCTGCGCTCGCAGCCCTCGGGAGATGCGGGGGGCCGCGTGGCGTGTGGGGTGATTCGCCAGGGTACGCCTGCACGCTGA